A genomic segment from Tuwongella immobilis encodes:
- a CDS encoding VOC family protein encodes MQVNGILESALYVADPAKSAAFYRRLFGFPILLESERLIALDVAGKNVLLLFRTGATVESFDTGDGAIPGHAGVPPTHFAFAISKEEVESWVEKLQAEGVTIESIVNWPRGATSIYFRDLDGNLAELITPGFWATY; translated from the coding sequence ATGCAGGTGAACGGGATTTTAGAATCGGCGTTGTATGTCGCGGACCCGGCGAAATCGGCCGCATTCTATCGTCGCTTGTTCGGATTCCCGATCTTGCTGGAGTCTGAGCGATTGATCGCACTCGATGTGGCCGGCAAGAATGTGCTGTTGCTCTTCCGAACCGGGGCAACCGTCGAATCGTTCGATACCGGGGATGGCGCGATTCCTGGCCATGCCGGAGTGCCGCCGACCCACTTCGCGTTCGCGATTTCCAAGGAAGAGGTTGAATCGTGGGTGGAAAAGTTGCAGGCCGAAGGCGTGACCATTGAGAGCATCGTGAACTGGCCGCGTGGTGCCACCAGCATCTACTTCCGCGACCTGGACGGCAATCTGGCCGAGTTAATCACTCCCGGCTTCTGGGCGACTTACTGA